The region CGAACAGCACGGACAAGGTGTTCGAGGTTTTCGACAGGCCCGCCTTCAGGCGCGTCATCCACGATTTTTTCTCGGGTTCGGCGGCCACGATCACGGGCACGAGCTCGGCCGGCGCGCCGCTCAGGGGCGCAGCGGCAGGCTGCGGTGCAGGCGGCGTGGCGGCGGGAAGGACGAGGGGCTCGGCTGGCGCAGCCTCGGGAGCGATGGGTTTTTTCTTGAAGAAACTAAACATGGATGTGTGGTGGCGGGTGCTGACCTAAGGCCCGGCGGCGCCGGACACTGTGTTACGGGCTATTCTACCAGAGCGCGCCCGGCCCTTCATGCTTTACTGTTCGATTGGCAACATTGCGCGGCTATCCACGGAGATCGCCGCAGTTGCCGCGCTTTCCAGTGGGATCAATGGGTTTGCAGGGCCAGCGCCTGATGGCGGCGGCGCCAGTCGGCGATGCTTTCGTCGACTTGCCGCAAGTCCAGCACATGCAAAAACGGCGGCGGCTGGCGGTACAACACGGGACTGCGTCCGCCGGCCCACAATTCCATGCTTGGAGGCAAGCTTGCATGCAGTTGCTGCAGGCTATCGCGCGTCTGCCGTTGCTTGCTGGCGCTGGAAAACGATAGCGCGACGATGTCGGCCCGCTGCGCGCGGGCGGCCGCGACGATGTCCGTCAGCGGCGTTTCCACCCCCAGCGACATGCAATGGGCGCCGGCCGCCGCGCACAGCGCCTCGGCCATCAGCAGCCCCAGGCCATGGCGCTCCTGCGGCAAGGTGCTGAGGACGATGCGCGGCGTGCGCGTGGACGGGCTGCTTGCTTGCGGCAGGGAAAAAATGGCGTGGCGCATCACCGTCTGCAGGGTTTCGCTATACAGATGCTCTTCATACACGGCCAGCTCACCGCAAGCCCACGCTTCGCCCACCATGCCGGTAAGCGGCGCGATGACGTCGATGGTGAACGCTTTCAGGCCCAGCACGGCCAGCGCCTGGCGCAGGGCGCCGCCCAGTTCCTCCATCTGGTGGCTGCGGCACAGGGACAGATAGTGTTCGAGCTGGGGCGCCGGCGTCGACGGCGCCGCGCTGCCGGCGCTGGCCAGCTGCTGCAGTTGCGCGGTGCTGTGCTGCATGATTTTTCCCGGACGAAATCCGAGGTCCAGCAGGCGTTTGACCATGCGCAACTTTTGTACCTGCTCGGCCGGGTAGCTGCGCTCGCCAAAGGCGTCGCGCCGTGGCTGGGGAAAGTCGTAGCGGCGCTCCCACACGCGCAAGGTTTCCTTGGCCAGCCCGGTGTCGCGTTCGACATCGCTGATGCTGAAGGCGGAAGTAGGTTGCAGGTCAGTATCCATACCAGGGTGGCTTTGCTCGCTTGCG is a window of Janthinobacterium rivuli DNA encoding:
- a CDS encoding MerR family transcriptional regulator produces the protein MPRSSASEQSHPGMDTDLQPTSAFSISDVERDTGLAKETLRVWERRYDFPQPRRDAFGERSYPAEQVQKLRMVKRLLDLGFRPGKIMQHSTAQLQQLASAGSAAPSTPAPQLEHYLSLCRSHQMEELGGALRQALAVLGLKAFTIDVIAPLTGMVGEAWACGELAVYEEHLYSETLQTVMRHAIFSLPQASSPSTRTPRIVLSTLPQERHGLGLLMAEALCAAAGAHCMSLGVETPLTDIVAAARAQRADIVALSFSSASKQRQTRDSLQQLHASLPPSMELWAGGRSPVLYRQPPPFLHVLDLRQVDESIADWRRRHQALALQTH